From the genome of Hymenobacter sp. PAMC 26628, one region includes:
- a CDS encoding (Fe-S)-binding protein has protein sequence MLQSILFALLLVAAFGLFAWQVRKIRANVLVGRDRDMSGHPAERLRKTLLVAFGQQKMFKRLTPALLHLVVYVGFLVINIEVIEIVIDGLFGNIFGFHRSLKFLGPVYDGLMATNEVLAALVIVAVAAFWWRRNSTPPLKRFTGPELRMWPKLDANIILYIEVVLMVALFFMNTADLKLHQMRGEDLPGTFPISNLLVGLLPTGVGTLHVLERLGWWLHITGILLFLNYLPSSKHFHIILAFPNVWYSRLVPQGQFSNVESITHEVKAMMDPSYEVPAAPVGPDGSALAPTPFGAKDVDDLPWTSLLNAYSCTECGRCTSVCPANLTGKLLSPRKIIMDTRDRVEEKYNSPLIFRPNVYGAEAKHEPITDLANATLLRGKVTPEELWACTTCNACVESCPVNINPLESIIEMRRFLVLEESAAPNSLNVMFSNIENNGAPWAFSPSDRFNWADDLYVKGTAPEVASV, from the coding sequence ATGTTGCAATCCATTCTTTTTGCGCTGCTACTGGTGGCCGCGTTCGGCCTGTTTGCCTGGCAAGTCCGGAAAATCCGGGCCAACGTCCTCGTCGGGCGCGACCGGGACATGAGCGGCCACCCGGCCGAGCGCTTGCGCAAAACCCTGCTCGTGGCCTTCGGGCAGCAAAAAATGTTCAAGCGCCTCACCCCGGCGCTGCTGCACTTGGTGGTGTACGTGGGCTTCTTAGTCATCAACATCGAGGTGATTGAAATCGTCATCGACGGGCTGTTTGGCAACATTTTCGGGTTTCACCGCTCGCTCAAGTTCCTGGGGCCCGTGTACGATGGGCTGATGGCAACCAACGAGGTACTGGCCGCGCTGGTGATTGTGGCGGTGGCTGCCTTTTGGTGGCGGCGTAACAGCACTCCGCCGCTCAAGCGCTTCACGGGCCCTGAGCTGCGGATGTGGCCCAAGCTCGACGCCAATATCATCCTCTACATCGAAGTGGTGCTGATGGTGGCCCTGTTTTTTATGAATACGGCCGACCTGAAGCTGCACCAGATGCGCGGCGAAGACCTGCCTGGCACGTTCCCCATCAGCAACCTGCTGGTAGGCTTGCTGCCCACCGGCGTGGGCACGCTGCACGTGCTGGAGCGCCTGGGCTGGTGGCTGCACATCACCGGCATCTTGCTGTTTTTGAACTATTTACCTAGCTCGAAGCATTTTCACATCATCCTGGCGTTCCCCAACGTGTGGTATTCGCGACTGGTGCCGCAGGGGCAGTTCTCGAACGTGGAGAGCATTACCCACGAGGTGAAGGCCATGATGGACCCGAGCTACGAGGTGCCCGCTGCGCCAGTGGGCCCCGATGGCTCGGCCCTGGCCCCCACGCCCTTCGGGGCCAAGGACGTGGACGACCTGCCCTGGACCAGCCTGCTGAACGCCTACTCCTGCACCGAGTGCGGCCGCTGCACCTCGGTCTGCCCGGCCAATCTGACGGGCAAGCTGCTCTCGCCCCGCAAGATCATCATGGACACCCGCGACCGGGTGGAGGAGAAGTATAATTCGCCGCTCATTTTCCGGCCCAACGTGTACGGCGCCGAGGCCAAGCACGAGCCCATCACGGACTTGGCCAACGCCACGCTGCTGCGCGGCAAAGTAACGCCCGAAGAGCTGTGGGCCTGCACCACCTGCAACGCCTGCGTGGAAAGCTGCCCCGTGAACATCAACCCGCTCGAAAGCATCATCGAAATGCGCCGCTTTTTGGTGCTCGAAGAATCGGCGGCTCCAAACTCGCTCAACGTCATGTTCTCCAACATTGAAAATAATGGGGCCCCGTGGGCCTTCTCGCCCTCCGACCGTTTCAACTGGGCCGACGATTTATACGTAAAAGGTACCGCCCCTGAAGTAGCCTCGGTGTAG